In Juglans regia cultivar Chandler chromosome 13, Walnut 2.0, whole genome shotgun sequence, the following proteins share a genomic window:
- the LOC109020163 gene encoding probable 1-acyl-sn-glycerol-3-phosphate acyltransferase 5 isoform X1 yields MEDHKRVSSTEGKRRHELTPLRACRGLICLLVLLSTAFIMLVYFGFLSAVMLRIFSIHYSRKATSFFFSAWLALWPFLFEKINKTKVVFSGETVPARERVLLIANHRTEVDWMYLWDLALRKGSLGCIKYILKSTLMKLPVFGWGFHILEFIPVQRKWEVDESTMRQMLSTFKDPQDPLWLALFPEGTDFTEQKCIRNKKYAAENGLPILKNVLLPKTKGFCACLEELRDCLDAVYDVTIGYKHRCPSFLDNVFGVDPSEVHIHVQRIPLDNIPTSEDKISSWLMDTFRLKDELLSNFYIQGHFPQEGTEMELSTEKWLVNIVPVIALISICIYLTFFSSVWFKIYVSLVCAYLASATYFNIRPVPIFCLVKAFL; encoded by the exons ATGGAAGATCATAAGCGCGTAAGTTCAACTGAGGGAAAAAGGCGCCATGAGTTAACTCCACTAAGGGCGTGTAGGGGTTTAATATGTTTATTGGTGCTACTTTCAACTGCGTTCATAATGTTAGTGTATTTTGGCTTTTTGAGTGCTGTTATGTTGCGAATTTTCAGCATTCATTACAGCAGAAAGGCAACATCCTTTTTCTTTAGTGCCTGGCTGGCTTTGTGGCCTTTTCTCTTTGAAAAGATAAACAAGACTAAAGTTGTTTTTTCTGGGGAAACTGTTCCTGCAAGGGAACGTGTTTTGCTTATTGCAAACCATAGAACCGAAGTTGATTGGATGTATTTGTGGGATCTTGCATTGCGGAAGGGAAGCCTGGGATGCATAAAGTATATTCTTAAAAGCACTTTGATGAAACTACCAGTGTTTGGTTGGGGATTTCACATATTGGAGTTCATCCCAGTGCAGAGGAAGTGGGAGGTTGACGAATCTACCATGCGCCAGATGCTTTCCACATTTAAAGATCCTCAAGATCCCCTCTGGCTTGCTCTTTTCCCAGAAGGCACAGATTTCAC TGAGCAGAAATGCAttcgaaataaaaaatatgctgCTGAGAATGGCTTGCCCATCCTAAAAAATGTGTTGCTTCCAAAAACAAAGGGCTTCTGTGCCTGCTTGGAAGAGTTAAGGGACTGTTTGGATGCAG TTTATGATGTAACCATTGGCTACAAGCATCGCTGTCCATCTTTCTTGGACAATGTCTTCGGGGTAGACCCTTCCGAGGTTCATATTCATGTTCAACGCATCCCTCTCGACAATATCCCAACATCGGAAGACAAGATTTCTAGTTGGTTGATGGATACATTTCGTCTCAAAGATGAGTTACTGTCTAACTTTTATATTCAAGGCCATTTTCCGCAAGAAGGAACGGAAATGGAGCTCTCCACAGAGAAGTGGCTTGTCAATATTGTCCCGGTTATTGCATTGATCAGCATTTGTATTTACTTGACCTTTTTCTCATCCGTCTGGTTCAAAATATACGTGTCTTTGGTCTGTGCTTATCTGGCATCTGCAACCTACTTTAATATTCGACCGGTGCCAATTTTTTGCCTCGTCAAAGCTTTTCTCTAG
- the LOC109020163 gene encoding probable 1-acyl-sn-glycerol-3-phosphate acyltransferase 5 isoform X2, whose product MYLWDLALRKGSLGCIKYILKSTLMKLPVFGWGFHILEFIPVQRKWEVDESTMRQMLSTFKDPQDPLWLALFPEGTDFTEQKCIRNKKYAAENGLPILKNVLLPKTKGFCACLEELRDCLDAVYDVTIGYKHRCPSFLDNVFGVDPSEVHIHVQRIPLDNIPTSEDKISSWLMDTFRLKDELLSNFYIQGHFPQEGTEMELSTEKWLVNIVPVIALISICIYLTFFSSVWFKIYVSLVCAYLASATYFNIRPVPIFCLVKAFL is encoded by the exons ATGTATTTGTGGGATCTTGCATTGCGGAAGGGAAGCCTGGGATGCATAAAGTATATTCTTAAAAGCACTTTGATGAAACTACCAGTGTTTGGTTGGGGATTTCACATATTGGAGTTCATCCCAGTGCAGAGGAAGTGGGAGGTTGACGAATCTACCATGCGCCAGATGCTTTCCACATTTAAAGATCCTCAAGATCCCCTCTGGCTTGCTCTTTTCCCAGAAGGCACAGATTTCAC TGAGCAGAAATGCAttcgaaataaaaaatatgctgCTGAGAATGGCTTGCCCATCCTAAAAAATGTGTTGCTTCCAAAAACAAAGGGCTTCTGTGCCTGCTTGGAAGAGTTAAGGGACTGTTTGGATGCAG TTTATGATGTAACCATTGGCTACAAGCATCGCTGTCCATCTTTCTTGGACAATGTCTTCGGGGTAGACCCTTCCGAGGTTCATATTCATGTTCAACGCATCCCTCTCGACAATATCCCAACATCGGAAGACAAGATTTCTAGTTGGTTGATGGATACATTTCGTCTCAAAGATGAGTTACTGTCTAACTTTTATATTCAAGGCCATTTTCCGCAAGAAGGAACGGAAATGGAGCTCTCCACAGAGAAGTGGCTTGTCAATATTGTCCCGGTTATTGCATTGATCAGCATTTGTATTTACTTGACCTTTTTCTCATCCGTCTGGTTCAAAATATACGTGTCTTTGGTCTGTGCTTATCTGGCATCTGCAACCTACTTTAATATTCGACCGGTGCCAATTTTTTGCCTCGTCAAAGCTTTTCTCTAG
- the LOC109020164 gene encoding UPF0496 protein At4g34320-like, with protein sequence MGGHMSKKAPETSTAINLSTNLQYTSELSSYEAACKLDADLQSFDTTLQTRTNQVINTLAVGVEVRALSFDSLREVTECLLEMNQDVVKVILECKKDIWKDQELFELVEEYFENSLQTLDFCTALEKCLKRVRDNQLLILVALQKFDEESTEMGGSRYGRTLQELKNFKAAGDPFTQEFFQIFESVYKQQMLMLEKLQHRKKKLDKKLKYIHAWRKVSSMIFVATFAAVLICSVVAAAMAAPPVAAALAAATSIPVGSMGKWIDSLWKNYENALKGQKEILSSMQVGTYVAIKDLDNIRVLIDRLEIEIESLLQSAEFAIEEEAVKIAIEEIKKKLGVFMKNVEDLGVQADICSRDIRRARTVVLQRIIKHPNH encoded by the coding sequence ATGGGAGGCCATATGAGCAAAAAGGCCCCTGAAACTTCCACGGCTATCAATCTCAGTACCAATTTACAGTACACTAGTGAATTGAGCTCTTACGAGGCTGCTTGCAAGCTTGATGCAGACTTGCAGTCCTTTGACACCACCCTCCAAACGCGTACCAATCAGGTCATCAACACTCTTGCCGTGGGAGTGGAAGTTCGAGCCCTTTCATTTGATTCTTTGAGAGAGGTCACGGAATGTCTCCTGGAGATGAACCAGGACGTTGTTAAAGTCATCTTAGAATGCAAGAAAGATATATGGAAGGATCAAGAACTATTTGAGCTCGTCGAGGAGTACTTCGAAAATAGTTTGCAGACTCTAGATTTCTGTACAGCATTAGAGAAGTGCCTGAAGCGGGTTCGGGATAACCAATTGCTCATTCTTGTTGCGCTTCAAAAGTTTGACGAAGAAAGTACTGAAATGGGAGGGAGTAGGTACGGGAGGACATTGCAGGAGTTGAAGAATTTCAAGGCAGCTGGAGACCCTTTCACACAAGAATTCTTCCAAATCTTTGAGTCTGTTTATAAGCAGCAGATGCTTATGCTTGAGAAGTTGCAACACAGAAAGAAGAAACTCGACAAGAAGCTTAAGTACATTCATGCTTGGAGGAAGGTTTCAAGTATGATATTTGTTGCCACATTCGCTGCGGTGTTGATTTGCTCGGTTGTGGCGGCAGCCATGGCTGCTCCACCAGTGGCAGCAGCATTGGCTGCCGCGACATCTATCCCCGTGGGCTCAATGGGAAAGTGGATTGATTCCTTATGGAAGAACTATGAAAATGCTTTGAAAGGGCAGAAGGAAATACTTAGCTCGATGCAAGTTGGTACCTATGTTGCCATCAAGGACTTGGACAACATCAGGGTTCTCATTGATCGGTTGGAAATTGAGATTGAGTCACTCTTGCAGAGCGCAGAATTTGCTATTGAAGAAGAGGCTGTTAAGATTGCAATAGAGGAGATTAAGAAGAAGTTAGGAGTGTTTATGAAGAATGTTGAGGATTTGGGGGTGCAAGCTGACATTTGCAGCCGGGATATTCGGCGGGCAAGAACTGTAGTTTTGCAGAGGATCATAAAACATCCTAATCATTAG